The following are encoded together in the Streptomyces rapamycinicus NRRL 5491 genome:
- a CDS encoding TetR/AcrR family transcriptional regulator, protein MRQQFDVAERVRQVIGEAGCTQREFARRVVMDPSKLSRSLSGSRRFTVAELARIADAGNVDAGWLLGTTTADGAEGAYGGAAGAPRPPAPTAPPGSGRPLQIVRETVRLIAERGFHAVRVADIAAACDTSTATIHYHFPGRAELLEAAVRWCMDEDTARRAARIAAADDAREELRQLIALQAPYTEGQRQQWLVWMDLWAEAARSTAIGRLHADFYQQWRRTVAEVIRRGIEQGVFRTVDPEFSALRLTALIDGLAIQVLATGPGAGGTSAEAMDIACNAYVDTELTARRSGADAAGPADRPGP, encoded by the coding sequence ATGCGGCAACAGTTCGACGTGGCGGAACGCGTACGTCAGGTGATCGGCGAAGCCGGTTGCACCCAGCGCGAATTCGCCCGGCGGGTCGTGATGGACCCGTCCAAGCTCTCGCGGTCGCTCAGCGGGAGCCGGCGCTTCACCGTGGCCGAGCTGGCGCGGATCGCCGACGCCGGGAACGTGGACGCCGGATGGCTGCTCGGCACCACGACGGCCGACGGAGCCGAGGGAGCGTACGGCGGGGCGGCCGGGGCGCCGCGGCCGCCCGCCCCCACCGCGCCCCCCGGCAGCGGACGGCCGCTGCAGATCGTGCGGGAGACGGTGCGGCTCATCGCCGAGCGCGGCTTCCACGCCGTACGCGTCGCCGACATCGCCGCCGCCTGCGACACCAGCACCGCCACCATCCACTACCACTTCCCGGGCCGCGCCGAACTGCTCGAGGCCGCCGTGCGCTGGTGCATGGACGAGGACACCGCGCGCCGCGCCGCCCGGATCGCCGCGGCCGACGACGCGCGCGAGGAGCTGCGGCAGCTGATCGCGCTCCAGGCGCCGTACACCGAGGGGCAGCGGCAGCAGTGGCTGGTGTGGATGGACCTGTGGGCCGAGGCCGCGCGGTCCACGGCCATCGGGCGGCTGCACGCCGACTTCTACCAGCAGTGGCGGCGGACCGTGGCCGAGGTGATCCGGCGCGGTATCGAGCAGGGGGTCTTCCGCACCGTCGACCCGGAGTTCAGCGCGCTGCGCCTGACCGCGCTGATCGACGGACTCGCCATCCAGGTGCTGGCCACCGGGCCCGGTGCGGGCGGTACGAGCGCCGAGGCCATGGACATCGCCTGCAACGCGTACGTGGACACCGAACTGACCGCACGGCGCTCCGGCGCCGACGCGGCCGGACCGGCCGACCGGCCCGGACCGTAG
- a CDS encoding 3-keto-5-aminohexanoate cleavage protein, with amino-acid sequence MPMNDSVIITCALTGAGDTVGRSPHVPVTPEQIARSAVEAAEAGAAVVHIHVRDPETGAPARDPRLYREVVERVKETGTDVVINLTAGMGGDLVIDPENPLTHLPGTDLVSGLDRLPHVEDLLPDICTLDCGSLNFGDGSDLYVSTPDMLRTGAKRIQELGVRPELEIFDTGQLWFAKQLLDEGLLDDPTVFQLCMGIPWGAPADPGVLASMVNMLPEGAQWASFALGRTQMPWVAQSILLGGNVRVGLEDNLYLSRGVKATNGQLVERAVQITELLGAKVATPDEARQRLGLKPRA; translated from the coding sequence ATGCCCATGAACGACAGCGTCATCATCACCTGTGCCCTGACCGGCGCCGGTGACACCGTGGGCCGCAGCCCCCATGTCCCCGTCACCCCCGAGCAGATAGCCCGCTCCGCCGTCGAGGCCGCGGAGGCCGGGGCGGCCGTGGTCCACATCCACGTACGCGACCCCGAGACCGGCGCCCCCGCCCGCGATCCGCGGCTCTACCGCGAGGTCGTGGAGCGGGTCAAGGAGACCGGCACCGACGTCGTCATCAACCTCACCGCGGGCATGGGTGGCGACCTGGTCATCGACCCCGAGAACCCGCTCACCCACCTCCCCGGCACCGACCTGGTCAGCGGCCTGGACCGGCTCCCCCACGTCGAGGACCTGCTCCCCGACATCTGCACCCTGGACTGCGGCTCGCTCAACTTCGGCGACGGCAGCGACCTCTACGTCTCCACCCCCGACATGCTGCGCACCGGCGCCAAGCGCATCCAGGAGCTGGGCGTACGCCCCGAGCTGGAGATCTTCGACACCGGGCAGCTGTGGTTCGCCAAGCAGCTGCTGGACGAGGGGCTGCTGGACGACCCGACCGTCTTCCAGCTGTGCATGGGCATCCCGTGGGGCGCCCCGGCCGATCCGGGCGTGCTCGCGTCGATGGTCAACATGCTGCCCGAGGGCGCCCAGTGGGCCAGCTTCGCGCTGGGCCGGACGCAGATGCCGTGGGTGGCGCAGTCCATCCTGCTCGGCGGGAACGTACGGGTCGGCCTCGAGGACAACCTCTACCTCAGCCGGGGCGTCAAGGCCACCAACGGCCAGCTCGTCGAGCGCGCGGTCCAGATCACGGAGCTGCTGGGCGCGAAGGTCGCCACGCCGGACGAGGCGCGGCAGCGGCTGGGCCTCAAGCCCCGCGCGTAA
- a CDS encoding 3-hydroxyacyl-CoA dehydrogenase NAD-binding domain-containing protein produces MPSSPCAPEEVRRVACVGAGVIGGGWVAHFLARGYDVTAWDPAPDAEEKLRRLVAAAWPALEQIGLADGASPDRLTVTATVAEAVADAQFVQESAPEKLELKRSLLAQLDAAAPPGVVIASSTSGYPMTDMQTEAADPGRLVVGHPFNPPYLIPLVEVVGGKRTDDAAVEWASRFYKVAGKSVITMERELPGFIANRLQEALWREALHMVANGEATVKEIDDSITEGPGLRWAFMGPCLTFALAGGDGGMGHMLDHFGPSLKSPWTRLEAPELDDTLRAAMVDGCDEAAGSRTIAQLVAERDQGVIDVLRATGRLPRQRTEGTDGIAHTPSTMGDEK; encoded by the coding sequence ATGCCCTCATCCCCCTGCGCCCCCGAAGAGGTACGCCGCGTCGCCTGCGTCGGCGCCGGAGTCATCGGCGGCGGCTGGGTCGCCCACTTCCTGGCCCGCGGCTACGACGTCACCGCCTGGGACCCGGCCCCCGACGCCGAGGAGAAGCTGCGCCGCCTCGTGGCGGCCGCCTGGCCCGCCCTGGAGCAGATCGGCCTCGCCGACGGCGCCTCCCCCGACCGGCTGACCGTCACCGCGACCGTGGCGGAGGCCGTGGCCGACGCGCAGTTCGTCCAGGAGAGCGCCCCGGAGAAGCTGGAGCTCAAGCGGTCGCTGCTGGCCCAGCTGGACGCGGCGGCGCCGCCCGGGGTCGTCATCGCCTCCTCCACCTCCGGCTATCCGATGACCGATATGCAGACCGAGGCCGCCGACCCCGGCCGCCTCGTCGTCGGCCACCCCTTCAACCCGCCGTATCTCATTCCGCTGGTCGAGGTCGTCGGCGGGAAGCGCACGGACGACGCGGCGGTCGAGTGGGCCTCGCGCTTCTACAAGGTGGCGGGCAAGTCCGTGATCACCATGGAGCGCGAGCTGCCCGGCTTCATCGCCAACCGGCTCCAGGAGGCGCTGTGGCGGGAGGCGCTGCACATGGTCGCCAACGGTGAGGCCACGGTGAAGGAGATCGACGACTCCATCACCGAGGGGCCCGGACTGCGGTGGGCGTTCATGGGTCCGTGCCTCACGTTCGCCCTGGCGGGCGGCGACGGAGGCATGGGACATATGCTCGACCACTTCGGACCCTCGTTGAAGTCTCCGTGGACCCGTCTCGAGGCGCCTGAGCTGGACGACACGCTGCGTGCGGCCATGGTCGACGGCTGTGACGAGGCGGCGGGCAGCCGTACCATCGCGCAGCTCGTCGCGGAGCGGGACCAGGGCGTCATAGACGTCCTGCGGGCGACTGGCCGTCTGCCGCGGCAGCGCACCGAGGGGACGGACGGCATCGCACATACCCCCAGCACCATGGGAGACGAGAAGTGA
- a CDS encoding thioesterase family protein: MSSTLPDYRQTVRPEWIDYNGHMSEAFYVLVFGHSTDEMMVETGLDSAYRAKTGCSLYTVESHIRYLSEVEEGAELTIRTRVIGVDEKKVRFTHEMHVGEPDGAPVATTELLALHIDQKESRSAPFPDEVRERLTDLLEKAPEWAGRAIRPVPAEAG, encoded by the coding sequence GTGAGCAGCACGCTCCCCGACTACCGGCAGACCGTACGTCCCGAGTGGATCGACTACAACGGCCATATGAGCGAGGCGTTCTACGTCCTCGTCTTCGGCCACAGCACCGACGAGATGATGGTGGAGACCGGGCTCGACTCGGCCTACCGCGCCAAGACCGGCTGCTCCCTCTACACCGTGGAGTCGCACATCCGGTATCTGAGCGAGGTCGAGGAGGGCGCCGAACTCACCATCCGTACGCGCGTCATCGGCGTGGACGAGAAGAAGGTCCGGTTCACCCACGAGATGCATGTGGGCGAGCCGGACGGCGCCCCCGTGGCCACGACCGAGCTGCTCGCGCTCCACATCGACCAGAAGGAGAGCCGCTCGGCTCCGTTCCCCGATGAGGTGCGGGAGCGGCTGACGGATCTGCTCGAGAAGGCCCCCGAGTGGGCGGGCCGGGCGATCCGCCCGGTTCCGGCCGAGGCGGGTTGA
- a CDS encoding class I SAM-dependent methyltransferase: protein MAETPRDGEGGRRLELSEVPETLLWNLYMRAAEARRARTVLDDPKAVELVDRVDYPFEETFGTPSPLLAQGQALRVRTFDNAVRAFLDEHPDGTVVTLAEGLETQYWRVDNGRARWLCVELPETAEVRRALLPDEERRRTLARSALDLSWRDEVDPARGVLITAQGLLMYLRPTEVKDLIAGCAERFRGGALVFDAVPRWFSARTMRGEMRTARGYSPPPMPWGMDAGELRKVRTAHPAITDVREVPPPRGRGFYYGALAPLMRWLPAVRNLRPTMTAMARFS, encoded by the coding sequence ATGGCGGAAACGCCGAGGGACGGCGAGGGCGGTCGGCGCCTCGAGCTGAGCGAGGTGCCCGAGACCCTGCTGTGGAACCTCTATATGCGGGCCGCCGAGGCCCGCCGGGCGCGGACCGTGCTGGACGACCCCAAGGCCGTGGAGCTGGTCGACCGCGTCGACTACCCCTTCGAGGAGACCTTCGGAACGCCCAGCCCGCTGCTGGCGCAGGGCCAGGCGCTGCGGGTCCGCACCTTCGACAACGCCGTACGGGCCTTCCTGGACGAGCATCCGGACGGCACGGTCGTCACGCTCGCCGAGGGTCTGGAGACGCAGTACTGGCGGGTGGACAACGGGCGGGCGCGCTGGCTGTGCGTGGAGTTGCCGGAGACCGCCGAGGTGCGGCGGGCGCTGCTGCCCGACGAGGAGCGGCGGCGCACCCTCGCCCGCTCGGCGCTCGACCTGTCCTGGCGGGACGAGGTCGATCCGGCGCGCGGGGTGCTGATCACCGCGCAGGGGCTGCTGATGTATCTGCGGCCGACCGAGGTGAAGGACCTGATCGCGGGGTGCGCCGAGCGGTTCCGGGGCGGGGCGCTGGTCTTCGACGCGGTGCCGCGCTGGTTCAGCGCCCGCACGATGCGCGGCGAGATGCGCACCGCGCGGGGCTACAGCCCGCCGCCCATGCCGTGGGGCATGGACGCGGGTGAGCTGCGGAAGGTGCGGACGGCCCATCCGGCGATCACGGACGTGCGCGAGGTGCCGCCGCCGCGCGGGCGGGGGTTCTACTACGGGGCGCTGGCGCCGCTGATGCGATGGCTGCCCGCGGTACGGAACCTGCGGCCGACGATGACGGCGATGGCCCGCTTCTCGTAA
- a CDS encoding SRPBCC family protein — protein sequence MTEPDAIHCDQFLPHPPAVVWKALTDPRLHARWWAAGDVRAEVGHRFTLDMGPWGEQPCEVIAVEPERLLSYRFAETTLDTTITWRLEPEGAGTRLFLEHAGFDLDSPLGRKALDGMGHGWPSVLENLARVLAEPAS from the coding sequence ATGACCGAGCCCGATGCCATCCACTGCGACCAGTTCCTGCCCCACCCTCCGGCCGTCGTGTGGAAGGCCCTCACCGATCCGCGGCTGCACGCACGGTGGTGGGCCGCGGGCGATGTGCGGGCGGAGGTCGGCCACCGCTTCACGCTCGACATGGGGCCGTGGGGGGAGCAGCCCTGCGAGGTGATCGCCGTGGAGCCGGAGCGGCTGCTGAGCTACCGGTTCGCCGAGACCACCCTGGACACCACCATCACCTGGCGCCTCGAACCGGAGGGCGCCGGGACCCGGCTCTTCCTCGAGCACGCCGGGTTCGACCTCGACTCCCCGCTCGGCAGGAAGGCGCTCGACGGCATGGGCCACGGCTGGCCCTCGGTGCTCGAGAACCTCGCCAGGGTCCTCGCCGAACCGGCGAGCTGA
- a CDS encoding ArsR/SmtB family transcription factor: protein MPTDVFSALANPVRRKLLDCLRDGPRAVNDLAGEFELSRPAISEHLQVLRLARLVREEPRGRQRYYHLEPDPLAEVRQWLHPFEHYWRGRLRALRDVLDEENP from the coding sequence GTGCCCACAGACGTCTTCAGCGCGCTCGCCAACCCCGTGCGCCGCAAGCTGCTCGACTGCCTCCGGGACGGCCCCCGCGCCGTCAACGATCTCGCGGGCGAGTTCGAGCTGAGCAGACCGGCGATCTCTGAACATCTCCAGGTGCTCCGGCTGGCCCGGCTCGTACGGGAGGAGCCGCGGGGGCGGCAGCGGTACTACCACCTGGAGCCGGACCCGCTCGCCGAGGTGCGGCAGTGGCTGCATCCCTTCGAGCACTACTGGCGCGGCCGGCTCCGCGCGCTGCGCGACGTCCTCGACGAGGAGAACCCATGA
- a CDS encoding zinc ribbon domain-containing protein: MPVHERYTDRAGRERWRATGEPFIGLDGKPLRIGEGVVTAEERARILAGLRSRTSESLATGRRGKPRAQSLLSGLLKCGRCGGNMTKGGRSYRCYRRVNLGKAVCLGMSVLVEDADRVLTSAFMSRVTSLKDEHEVFQALAHRWPAYENPEADARRKELSIAMDDAEARLNALDDAYFVKGHFKGAKGQHRYDQLRTAIAGQLESVTAELEEISQATDLTVLRDGDRLHEAWASADLEQSRILLRIALHSVTLLPPPNTGPRSWFELFTRFCFHWVGEKPQPLEVDRARLDGIFYFVPDTARLAA, translated from the coding sequence ATGCCGGTCCACGAGCGCTACACCGACCGCGCCGGACGGGAGCGCTGGCGGGCCACCGGCGAGCCGTTCATCGGCCTTGACGGCAAGCCACTCCGCATCGGTGAGGGCGTGGTCACGGCAGAAGAGCGGGCACGGATTCTGGCGGGTCTGCGGTCTCGCACGTCCGAGTCCCTGGCCACCGGGAGGCGCGGTAAGCCGCGAGCCCAGTCACTCCTTTCCGGACTGCTGAAATGCGGCCGGTGCGGGGGAAACATGACGAAGGGCGGCCGGTCGTATCGCTGTTATCGGCGCGTGAACCTGGGCAAGGCGGTGTGTCTGGGCATGAGCGTGCTAGTGGAAGACGCAGACAGGGTATTGACATCTGCTTTCATGTCACGCGTCACGTCACTCAAGGACGAACACGAGGTGTTTCAAGCGCTGGCTCACCGCTGGCCCGCCTACGAGAATCCGGAGGCGGACGCGCGCCGCAAGGAATTGTCCATCGCCATGGACGATGCCGAGGCACGCTTGAACGCGCTGGACGACGCCTACTTCGTGAAGGGTCATTTCAAGGGCGCCAAGGGACAGCATCGATACGATCAGCTTCGAACAGCCATCGCCGGTCAGCTTGAAAGCGTCACCGCCGAGTTGGAAGAGATCTCACAAGCCACGGACCTCACAGTACTCCGGGATGGCGACCGACTGCACGAAGCATGGGCTTCCGCCGATCTGGAGCAATCCCGGATACTGCTCCGCATCGCCCTTCACTCGGTGACGCTGCTGCCCCCTCCGAATACCGGTCCCCGGTCCTGGTTCGAGCTCTTCACGCGATTCTGCTTCCACTGGGTGGGCGAGAAACCACAACCGCTGGAAGTGGACAGGGCGCGCCTCGACGGCATCTTCTACTTCGTACCGGACACGGCAAGGCTGGCCGCGTAG
- a CDS encoding helix-turn-helix domain-containing protein: MTTEVHAPNDALRAVRIGLRMSQDDLAKALRRAGVELGEPNEASKRLVQRWESGISRSPRPVYIRALEKVTGVPIESLGFAPQVPMARVHGDGAGGHDMTPSAEGVAPASADTRAGQRTVAENYGGVWLSRYEYYSSGREDVFEGRHYVVLVQHGNRLTGRSLNGASLNPDSPLSLDLTVDRSVVTGTWTEQTATGGYYQGACYHGALQMLVEPTSRRMAGKWVGFGKDFDVNTGPWELRLMDTSVSKATLERYSVPPE; the protein is encoded by the coding sequence ATGACGACCGAGGTACACGCACCGAATGACGCGCTGCGGGCTGTGCGGATCGGCCTGCGGATGAGCCAGGACGACTTGGCAAAGGCGCTCCGCCGGGCAGGTGTCGAATTAGGCGAGCCGAACGAGGCCAGCAAGCGGCTGGTCCAACGCTGGGAATCCGGTATCAGCAGATCGCCGAGGCCGGTCTACATCCGCGCTCTGGAGAAGGTCACAGGGGTACCGATCGAGTCGTTGGGGTTCGCCCCGCAGGTGCCCATGGCGAGAGTCCATGGTGATGGAGCAGGAGGGCATGACATGACACCGAGCGCGGAGGGTGTGGCCCCCGCCTCCGCCGACACCCGGGCGGGCCAGCGGACGGTGGCGGAGAACTACGGTGGCGTCTGGCTTTCCCGGTACGAGTACTACTCGTCGGGGCGCGAGGACGTCTTCGAGGGCAGGCACTACGTGGTGCTCGTGCAGCACGGCAATCGCCTGACCGGGCGGTCACTCAACGGAGCGTCCTTGAACCCGGACTCCCCGCTCTCCCTGGACCTCACCGTTGACCGGAGCGTGGTCACGGGCACCTGGACCGAGCAGACGGCCACCGGCGGCTACTACCAGGGGGCGTGCTACCACGGCGCGCTTCAGATGCTCGTGGAGCCGACCAGTCGCCGCATGGCTGGCAAGTGGGTCGGTTTCGGCAAGGACTTCGACGTCAACACCGGACCATGGGAGCTGCGCCTCATGGACACCTCGGTCTCCAAGGCGACTCTGGAGCGGTACAGCGTCCCGCCGGAGTGA